aaagaaagaaagaaagaaagaaagaaagaaagaaagaaagaaagaaagaaagaaagccatTCCGACCgaaatgaatacatttaaagCGAAGCGTGTATATTGGTTACAGTTTCAAAATCATTCAGGTTTTTTTTAGAGACTTTTTTGAATACGTTTCAATTAGCATTCATTTGTGAGAAAGCATTTCATTTAATGAAAGCATTCCCtcaattttcattttccttttgttcACTCAAATAACCTTGATGCAAAACTAGCTTGAAAGATTCACAGGATCCTTTCTTCCTTTTGTGTATTACAAATAGCTTGAGCTCGGAGAGGACCTGAAATGCTAATGCGAGGGATCAAATCGGGGCGAAGCCGGGTGAACTGTAACGCTACATGACTTTTCCCACATGCCGCGCATTGTTTCCCCGCGCCGCtggctcgccgccgccgccgtgcttGACGCATTTGCATATTGAAATGACGCTTGATGAATGGAGAGCCGTGCAGGTACCCGGCAGGTATCAGCCGCGTGGCTTTCTAATATCGCTGGCATCACGCCGCGCTAAAAGACTTGCTGTGGACGACCGAACTTTGGAAATGCAACAGCGACGCTTTATGCTCAAAACGTGCAGGAATATTCCAAAAATGCTGCAAAATTACAGGAGAACTTCAGTTGAACTGCAATTTCTAGGTGTCATCCCACGTCTGACACCAGAAAGAGGCGGCTGCGTCGTCGTGAGAGTGAACACGGCCGAAATATCAAGTCAGCTATCATTTGATAATTGTGGGAAACTTAATTCTAAGAAAAACATATTGCTTAAAAAAGGGCCTAGTGCTCTAGGTGTGTCACACAACTTGAAAGAAATAGTCCACAGCATCTCAGCAATCTCAAGAATCTGTTTACCTGTCACAAGCGTTGTCCCATTTCTGGCATCACGTCTTCGTAGCCGCTTAGGACCTTAACTGATTTATTACAGAGAATCTAATTTATTATTAGGACAAAAATATgcgcatgacttttttttcttttacagaaCCATAGAGTCCTATCAAATTCCGAGCCGGCAGGGGGCGCGCTCGTTTGCCTGCAGGTTGGTTGATTACAAGCACCTGTGGCGAAAGCCGAACtgtggcaaaaaaacaaaaaacagaacaTTATGAACAATATATTACAGGGCTACTGTAAATTCGACACTCCTGCTTCATATATTTAACTTTTCAAAAGCGTTTCGAAAAGACCTGCTGGTTTACGACGTATGTATATAGAACTTCGTCCCTACTTACGTACATAAAATGTTCCACTGACACCTAACAGCAAACCAAACTCATGAGCTCATGTTCTCACAAAAATAAACGTACTCAAACATTTTCAAAGAGACAAGCATAAATGAAATTCAGTGAGTGTCATTCAAATCCCCAAATTGATGGCTCACTAACCTGCGAGAAAGGTCGGTCCTTGGTGCGTACGTGCGTGACGCTTTCTGAAGACGAGTACATACCAGCGGTCGCTTGTCCAACTAAGCTATGTTTACGGAGGACACACATTTTCTAAACTTCAAACGAACTGTCGATCGACGCCGTGTGGGGATGATGTTTACGGAGGACACACATTTTCTAAACTTGAAACGAACCGTCGACGCTGCATGGGGATGGAGTGGACAtccccgagccgagccgagccgagccgagccgagccgagccgagccgagccgagccgagccgagccgagccgagccgagccgagccgacgcGCTCTTCCTCAACTTCCGGTTGGATGCGCTGGTGAGTTTGCTGCCCTGTGGTTGATATCAGTATTACACCTTTCAATGGCTCAGCCAAAAGAAACCAATGGAGGGAGGGCCACTCTGAATGTGAAAGAGGGCCGCCAGTTTCCCATCCCTGCTGTCGAATGTCAACAAACAATCCTTAGAGTTTGTTGCCATTCCACTTGTGACACCACATCCCACTGAACTGCGACAACCATGACAGGAAAGGAAATTTCCTGCAATTGGCCTCAGCTGGAGGTTTACACACCAACGTAAAACCCACTTGAACGCTgtcgctaaccaaaacagcagccttTCATCCAGGTGTGCGTTTGTGAAGGAGGCTTGCGGAGTCTTTTCAACTGctcatgagagagagagaaaaaaaaaaaaaaaaaagagcgtaGACTTGGATCTTTCCTCCTGTTGATTTCTGACATTTGCGGCATGTTTTCTTGTCCCGCCACAAGACGGGAGACGAGGAGCAACATGCTTCCTGGGGGTGTTGCAGAGAAGCTTGTCTGAGCTCAATAATTCATatttgtctgcgtgtgtgtgtgcgtgtgtgtgtgtgtgtgtgcgtgtgagaccGCCGCCGCATGGGTGCATTCTCATGAAAACCACAGCGGAGCAGCATAAATGTTTCACCACCCGCAGCAGCCACTTCTGTCaaaagacatgaaaaaaaacaacttggaaTGACACATAGATGTCCCACAAAATGGCAAGAGCTAAAGAGAGAATTTGAAACACCTTACCCGAATCAACTTCTATGTACCAATTGGCCCAAAATGTTTCAAAAGCGCCTCCAAACATCAAGCGCGACCTTGCAAGTGCTGATTAACATTCGGCCTGATGGTGTCTGAGAAGCAGCTCGTCAAGGGCAGCGGTGCCAATTTTGCGAGGAGCAAAAGAAAAAACGTTTGCAAAAGGACGCTCAGCGTTGTGTCGCCGTGTGAGACTGACCTCGCAGAAATTGAAGCCAGCACGTTACATTGAACGAGAAAGCGCTAAAGGCTGACGAGAATAACGACgatgatgaaaagaaaaaccatagtaTTCAAGTTTATAATCTTAAAAAAGTCGTGTTTCGCATAATTAGCTGATGCGAATTATTTTCATGATATTTTGCCTTTTCTCCTGTAATTTGACACGGGGTtggttcgctcgctcgctcgctctctcgctcgctcgcagtaGTGGGCATTAGACAAGAAGCGTTGCGAGTGTCTCTTCAGGGGTTTATTTacaagaacaacaacaagaaaatcttgCCACACTCTCACTGACGATGGCCGTGCGCTCTACAGACTGTGTACGACGGTCCTCCTCTTGAGGCTCTCCACGTACTCATTAGCCTGGTCCAAGCTGGTCTTCTTCTCCACGGTGGGCGGAGGGCCCTCCACCAGCTTGACAAAGTAGTGGCAGTAGACTTTGTCCATGATTCCAAACATGCCTCTGCCGTGGTAGCGGATGCGCTTCAGGTACATGCCTTTCCCCGTGTTAGACTCGGCTGCGGCGCCGGCAAagcgagagaaagaaagagagcgagggagggagggagggagaacatAAATGGGGAGGCGGTAAAGAGGAACATTTAGCTCACCTAACACAGACGCAACTTTACGGTGCCTTGTGGGCTTGTAAATGTAAAAACTACCCTAATGATGGCTGAGATGTAAATATGAGGGgaaagggagggggcggggtccGCATCGATAGTAGCTGCTGGTGTTACATTGCCCTCTAGTGGAACAAATGATCGTTTCACTCACCCACGTAGAGGTTGGACTTGTACTCCACGTTGTGATTCTTCACCGCCATCTCctgagcctccaagagcacctgAAACATAAATGGTCATTTCCATAACTCTTCTGACCTTTCAACTTGGGGCTTATAAACGAACTTCTCTCATGatcttggccccttttttgtcaTTGAACTCCAACTGCGCCACGGCCTCGTCGATGCTCATCCCCCTAATCTGTATGGGAAACATCACAGGATCATTTACAACACGCCTCTGTTCAAATTGCCAAACCGTTGAGCCCAAGTTGAATCAATTCAAAACTTGACCCGTTATTACTGACCATTTTAGCCAGGTACCACATCTTGTCTTTGCTGTACTTGATCTGTCTCCTTGAATGATGGATCTCCTGTGCAGGCGCCAGGGAGAACGTGTTGTGTTGTCATTATGTTATGGTTGTCATTTGCAACAGGCGAAAAAGAACATACGGCTGGTCTGCGGGGCTCGCCGGGCAGCTGAGGCGGATAAATGATCTTGTTCTTCCTCTCCCAGTGCTTTGCTTCTAATGCGGTGCTGGTGTGGAAACAGGACAGCTGATGAGGGCCGGCAGCTGCTGTCGCTAACCTGGACACAACCATAAAGTGAGGCAAAAATGAAGAATGTTGAGGTCAAGTAAAGATGACTGCACTGCAGTACATCCATCTGACATACCTCGGTTGAAAAAGTCCCAAAATACTCCTCATTGACACAAGACCTTTAAATAAACCGACAAAAATGTTATATTGAAACGATGTATGGACATTTCAAGTAATAAAATGTCATATTTCCCTTACCGCATCTGTTCACGGTCGCGGCCATTTTGGCTACCGTCAACGAATTGCTTTACGGCAACgcagtgtttacattttttttttttgcctgatctctaaaatattttatttggatGACATAAATTCCCTTTTAAATGTAGTTGAATAGGAACTATGATTGATACGGTATTAATAATTTGGTTAATTCACCCAAACATATGGTTAGACATGAATTCTTTTGTCGTAAAAGGAGTGTTTTGGGGCTTGCCTGATCAACAGGGTTTTACGACAACACGCTGACATACGGTCGTTGCCGTGACGCTCCGCCAGTCATGGGAAACATGTGAGATGCGCATTTGTGTTGCTTCCAAGacttatttttccttttttaaagtTGGGAATCATTTCAACGCTTACCACATTGATCATGCATGAACGACTCCTTCCCGCCTCTCCCAATTGGTACTGCTCTCGCTGCTGTGATGTCAGCAGCGGCGGCTTACTGGGCTTCGGAGCCAAAAACTTCATTTATTTGATTGACGTGTCTGCTGCGACTTGCAGTACTCAAGGTAAGTAAGTGAAAGTTACGTAAAACAGTATATGCATCTATATGCAAACAACAGTGCGCCCCCCGTCAAACCCTCCCATTCGGTCCAAAATCAATGCATTCCCTGGTGACCGGTCTCTTTACTTTGTACGTATGTTCAACGTCCCAGGTCTTCTTGTGGGCCACAAAGGCTTGGTGTCGGGAGTTTCCTTCTGCCAGGATGTGACGCAGAGTCACATCTGTGCCAGCGCCTCCGTCGATGGCGTCATCCTCTTCTGGGACACCAAAACTCGATCTGTTTTACGGGAGCGTGCGGCTCATCAGGTCAGTTCTGCAGCTCCGGTTTGATGCCAATCCCAAATAATGACCATTCTTTCATTCTCAGAGCGCTATCTCAGCCTTGCACTGGTCCCCGCTGGACAAGAATCTGGTGGTGTCGGGCGATGAGAAAGGCATTGTGGTGTGTCACTGGTACAACACGGGAGACACAGCCAGCTTCTTCCCCGAACCTAGAAGTATCATCTGCCTCACCTGCTCCCCGCACAACTGGAACACCGTGGCGGTCGGGTAAGATGACGACGCCGacgctaaaaaaaacaacatatacgtatatatatatatatatatacacacacatatacatatttacacatatacatacatatatactatatatatatatatatatatatatatatatacacacacatatacatatttacacatatacatacatatatactatatatttgaCTCATTCCTTGGGCTTTATACTTTTGTGCAGATACAAAGACGGCATGATTGCGCTCATCGACGTGAGCAAGAAGGGTGAGGTGACGCGTCGGCTCCGCGGCCACGACGACGACATCCATTCACTGGTGTGGTCGCCGCTCGCCGACGAGGACGCCCTCCATTTGAGAGCGGAGGCCGGCGACGGTAAGGGTAGTCAACCAGACCGTAATGTCATTTTTCGTCCAAACGTTTGCCGACGTCTCTTGCCTACGCTCCAGCTTCAAACGGACCGAGCGCGGGAGAGGAGAAGGGCTGCTACCTGGCGTCAGGAAGCAAAGACCAGACGGTGAGGATCTGGAGCACGGCCACAGGAAAAGGTGAATCGTcttgaacaaaaggacaaaataaAAACGTTGTTGATGACTGAGGAAATGGGGCGCTTGTGCGCAGGCGTGTCCACCCTGAAGCTGCCCTTTGTGAAGAGACGAGGCTCTGCCGTCGACCCCACGCTCAAAGAGAGACTCTGGCTCAACCTCCACTGGCCCAAAGGCCGACCCGCGCGGCTCGTTTCCAGTTGCTTCAGGTCCGGTCGACCGACCGACCGTCCGTCCACGTCTTCGGCGGACATGCCATAAACACTCTTGCTCGTGCGCAGCGGTGAACTGCTGATGTGGGACCTGACCCGGACGGGCAAGCAGAGGTGGACCCTGTTCGGCTCGTCGTCCGAGGGCCAGAACCACAGCAGGATCGTGTTCAACACCGCCGGCTTCACGCTGCCCGACGGCCGCGAGCTGCTCGTCAGCACGTCCTTGGACAGAGAGGTCAGATAACGAACGTCGCCTAGCGTCATGCTAACACATTGTGGGAAAAGATAGGCTAAGACAATTAGCATCCGATTGATCTTTTTTGTTTGAGCGAGCAATTCCCCTCGAATAAAAGCACAAATTGCCCATGTTCAGCTTTTGCCTTAGTTTTCCACTCCGCTGATGTTCAGGTGAAATGTTGGGACCTGGCTGACCTGGACTGCCGTTGGACGCTGCCCACGCTGGGCGGCTTCGTGTACAGCTCGGCCTTCTCGCCCGTGGCTCGCGGCTGCCTGGCGCTGGGCGTGGGCGACAACATGATCCGCGTGTGGAACACGCTCTCCGCCCACAACCCCTACGACGCCCGTTGCTTTTGGCAGGGAATCAAGTCCAAAGTCACAGCGGTAAGAAAGCCTCGTTTGGCGCAAATTTCCAGCAATGGGAGCAATGAGTTTCTACAAAATGGACTTTTGGGTCATTGCAGCTGGCTTGGCATCCCAAACGAGAGGGAACCTTGGCGTTTGGGACAGACGATGGGAAAGTGGGAATCTACGAAGTCTTCTCCAGCAAGTAAGAGGTCTTTTTCACCTCACCTCCACTTATCGCTGACTCTGTCATCTCCTCGCAGGCCGCCTCAGATCTCCAGCTCCTACCACAAAAAGACAGTGTACTCGCTGGCCTGGGGACCGCCGCTCCCCCCGATGTCATTCGGTACGAACGTCTTTCCAGCACGATTATAAAGCCGGTCAGCAAAAagagagaaaggaaaaaaaaaacaatctccgCACGTCTCTCTCGCCGCCTTTCTTGTAATTGACTGTGTAATTGAACGAGCTCAGTTCTTTGAAGAAACTTGGGCCAGATGGCGTTTTAATGAGTCCATCCGTCAAACGCCGGCTCTCGGGCCCTGATTGTTGCCATGCCGACCATCTGCCTTTTGTGGGACTAAGAGAAACCTTTCGTGTCAGGTCATTTGTCTTATTAAGACACGATGGTgtttgatgtatttatttttactttgaaaCACCTGCATGCTGAGTGGACGCGGCAAAACATCTGCTCTTCCCGTCGCATTTAAGGAAGGAGACGTCGGTCTGAGAAGAACTACAAAATGAGCTTATTTGTACTTGCGCCTGTATTATACCGCCCCCCGGTGACCGTCCAAAATGCTGTCGACGTGTGGTCTTcaggcgcggcggcggc
The nucleotide sequence above comes from Syngnathus scovelli strain Florida chromosome 15, RoL_Ssco_1.2, whole genome shotgun sequence. Encoded proteins:
- the mrpl22 gene encoding large ribosomal subunit protein uL22m isoform X1, with product MAATVNRCGLVSMRSILGLFQPRLATAAAGPHQLSCFHTSTALEAKHWERKNKIIYPPQLPGEPRRPAEIHHSRRQIKYSKDKMWYLAKMIRGMSIDEAVAQLEFNDKKGAKIMREVLLEAQEMAVKNHNVEYKSNLYVAESNTGKGMYLKRIRYHGRGMFGIMDKVYCHYFVKLVEGPPPTVEKKTSLDQANEYVESLKRRTVVHSL
- the mrpl22 gene encoding large ribosomal subunit protein uL22m isoform X2, whose protein sequence is MRSILGLFQPRLATAAAGPHQLSCFHTSTALEAKHWERKNKIIYPPQLPGEPRRPAEIHHSRRQIKYSKDKMWYLAKMIRGMSIDEAVAQLEFNDKKGAKIMREVLLEAQEMAVKNHNVEYKSNLYVAESNTGKGMYLKRIRYHGRGMFGIMDKVYCHYFVKLVEGPPPTVEKKTSLDQANEYVESLKRRTVVHSL